Below is a window of Pyrobaculum aerophilum str. IM2 DNA.
AAGCCCTTGAGCCTCTTTAGCTCAGCCTCAGAGAGCTCGAATATTGACTTCTTTAGTCTTATTACCACATGTCCTCCGTTAAAGGGCCTTTCCGCAACTTCTACTGAGGCCCAAGGCTCCACTTACAAAGAGAATTAGGCGTTAAAAAATCTTACTTTACAGGCACCTTTATGTTAAGCGCCTTTGCCAGCTCTTTATATCTATTTCTAACTGTCACCTCAGTCACCCCCGCAGCCACTGCGAAGTCTTTCTGCGTCCTATTGTCGCCGTGCATTAGCGATGCTATATACACAGCAGCTGCCGCCAGACCCGCTGGATCTTTACCTGCCGTAATACCCGCCTTTTTCGCCTTTTGTAAGATATCAATTGCCGTTTTGACCACCTCGCCGCTTAGCTTTAACTGCTCTGCTATTCTTGATATGTATAGTATGGGGTCGCTAATGGGGACTTTTACGTTCAGCTCCCTGAGCAACAGCCTATAACACCTAGCCACCTCTCTTCTAGAGGCCTTCGTATATCTCACTAATTCGTCGAGAGGTCTCGGCATTTTCATCATGCGACACGCCATGTATAGGGCAGCAGCCGCCATGGCCTCGACGGACCTGCCTCTTACTAGCTCTTTTTCTAATGCCTGTCTGTAGATCTCCAGCGCCTGTTCTATACAAGGCCTTGGGATGCCCATGGCACTTCTCAGCCTTTCAAGCTCCTGCGCCGCTTGTATGAAATTCCTTTCATATGAAGTCTGGACCCTGGCCCTCGTCTGCCACTTCCTCAGCCTAATTACTTCAAGTTTTCTCTTGATGTCAAGCTCCTTGCCGGAGACGTCCTTATCCCTCCAGTCAATTACAGTGGTAAGCGCCTCTGAGATAAGCCTCGTGAGCGGGGCGCCCGTGCGAGCCCGCTGGCCCTTTTCCTCAGAGGTGAAGGCCCTCCACTCAGGTCCCAAGTCTAGGAGCTGTTCTTGCACCACGGCCCCACATACTATACACACGGCCTCTCCCCTCTCGTAGTTATAAACGAATTTGTCGTTGCCACAAATGGGGCACTTATATACCTCGCCACTCTCAGTGACAAGGCTTAAATATCCTTCACTATCTTTATTAACTCGGAGCTTGAGGGGCTTTCCAGAGGAGGGGGGATTTGAGACCGACATAGCGTGTTTATAAGCTTTTCTCAGATATATAAATCTTTCGTTTATTGCTCCAGCGTTGATTAGTAGCCTATACTGATTTTAAAAGCCTTCTAACTTTTGCAAGGGCTCCATATATTTGGGTCAGCCCGTGCGCTCCCCTTAAGATGGCGTAATGCGCCTCCGCTATTATATACGCGATCTCCGGCTTTACGTACTCCTGGACGTCCAGCCTCAGCATTTCTCTGTGAATCTGTTTAATTATTTCCAGCTCCCCCACGCCGCCGTCTGCCACAAAGCCGTATATTTGCGTCGCTGCCTTTCCGAAACTGCCCTTCACCGCTTCATATAGTGTCTCCCTCAACAGCCTGGGGCTTACCATTCCCAAAGCCTTTGCCACCACCTCCTCAGTGACGGCCTTGCTTACAGTGGCCGCTATTTGTAACGCGTTTATCGCCCTCCTCATATCGCCTTGTGTAAATTCATATATAGCCTCCAACGCGTCGTCTGATACCTTCACGCCCTCATTCTCAGCTATATAGCGAAGACGTGCGAACACGGCCTCTTTCGGAAGCGGCGAGAATCTTATCATGACAGTGCGCGACTGTATAGGCTCAATAATTCCGCTGACGTAATTTGCCAGTAGTATAAATCTTGTGTTTTGTGCGTATATTTCCATTATTCTGCGGAGTGCTTGTTGTGCGTCTGAGGTCATGTTGTCAGCCTCGTCTAGTATTACTAATTTAAACGGCGCTTTTCCCACCGGCGCCGTCCTCGCGAACTCCTTCACTCTCTCTCTAATTACGTTTATCCCCCTCTCGTCTGAGGCGTTTAGCTCAAGGGTATTCTCCCGCCAGTACTCCCCGTAGAGCTCCCTCGCCAAAACTAAAGCCATGGTAGTCTTCCCAGTGCCCGGAGGGCCGTAGAAAAGGAGATGGGGCATATTCCCGGCTTTAACAAACTGCCTAAGCCTAGCCTTAACCTCCTCTAAATCCACCACCTCATCAAAAGAACGAGGACGGTATTTCTCAAACCAAAACAACTCGCTCATACGTAAAACTCCTCTGCCAGCTCTGTTTTAATATATTGACCGCCTTTTAATAACACATAGCCGAGCCTATTTAGGACTTGAAGCAATTCGTAGTCGCGCTCACTGAGCTTCTCAGCGTCTTTAACAGACATGGGCAGCTTGTCTAGCAAATCTCGCGCCGCCTCTTTCAACACTACCAGTTCTTTATTGGCCCCCTCATCGCGAAGTACTAACACTAAGCCCCTTTCCAGTGCCTGTCTAAGCGCTGGTTTTGACTTCACTTCAGAAAGGGGCATGAACTTCCTCTCGCGTAATATCTCAATAAGCGAAGACTTAGGCGCTTGCCGCGCCTCGGGTTTTCTCTTCTTTAACTCTCTTAATTCTTCCAAAACAGTATTGAGCAGTATTTCAATTTCGTCAAGCCGCTCTAGGATTTTTTTGGCGTCTTCGCAATCCTCCCTACGCATGTATTTCAACTATTTCGTTGTCAGAAAGCACGTAGTCGCGCCCAACGCGCTTAGGGCGATTGGGGAAATCCTCCCGGCGCCAAACCACGGCGTATTTAAAAGTCTCGGCCAGGGATGAGTGTATCATCGCCGCCACCTCGCCCACTGTAGAGCCGGCCTTCACTACAATGGGCTTTGGCGTGTACGTCTTTGAGTGAATAGGCTTAGTGAAGACTCTGATTCTCCCAGTGACCTTTAACAAATCCTCTAAAAGCCTCCTCTTGTCAACGCTACACGTTTTTAAGTCGGCGAGGTAATACCTCACGCCGCTTTTCGATAATAAATCAATAACTGAGTCCGAGGGCTTTAGTAAATCTGTCTTGGAAATCACCGCTATAGTCGGCTTATAGATCCTGTCTAAATAAAGAGCTTCTTCAACTTCGTCTAGAGTAACCTCCCCCTCTATGCGCACCACTGCGTGGTATATTCCATATTCGTTTAATATTTTCTTTACATCATTTAGAGTGCCGCCTATAACCCTCCCCGAACCCATGATTTGTATCCCGCCGAGGCCCCTTCTCTCTATCTTTACATAATTCCGCAATGGGGTTAGGTAAACCCCCTCGTCCTCAAAAAACTGGAAAATCCTTTCCACAGCCCCGCGGTCTGTATCTGCGCCAATTACTAAAATCACTGCGTCTGCGTTTCTCACCGTCGCCAAAGCTATGGCGTTTAAATCACTGCTTTGATCAAGGACTAGGCTCGGCGTCTTAACCAGCTGCACGTAAACGCCGTCCTCCACGAACATTGAAGGCACGGGTTCCACTGTTGAAAAAGGCAAGTCGTCAGGTCTAAGCGTTGTGTTTGATAGACAACACAGCAGAGAGGTCTTGCCGGAGCTTGGAGGGCCCACGACCGCCACTTGTATATCCCCCTCTTTAGCCACATAAAGGCGCGATCCGCCACCGCCCCGCAGAGCTCTCTCCTTCTCCCGCCGCTCGTTCAACTCCCTCTTCAGCTCAGCCATCCTTCTCCTTATATGCTTTATCAACTTCTCAGTCCCCTTATGTTTAGGCACTGTGGATAAAAACTCCTCCATCGCCTTAATCTTCTCCTCAGGCGTCTTCGCCTCCATCACCTTAAGCCAAGCCGCTTTAGCCTCCGCTGGCAAATTGGCAGGCACTTATAACACCACCTGGAAATTTTTAGCTTTTACCCCGATTTCCAGCAAAGAATTTTTTAATTCTAGACCGAGTCTCCTCGCTTGTCGCCGCCTCGGCCAGTTTATACAAATACGGCACTGCCTCGTCCACTCTCTCCATTATCCACCTTTTTGCCTTGACAAACGCGCCAATGTGCTCCGGCGGCGAGAAGAGCCTCTCTGGAGACAGTTGCCCTATTTCGGAAACAATGCCGAATCTAAACGCCTCACCTGCTGTAAAATCTCTACTTAACATAATTCTAAGATGGCCGTAGGAGAATAAGTATTTTCCAATTGATACCGTGTAGGGAGGGAAGAGGCCAAAATTAATACCTTGTAAGGAAAATTTCAACGCCTCACTAGCCGCCACTACGTAATCAAAGAAATATAGGAGTTCTACTCCTAATCCATATACATCTCCCTTTATATAAGCAATTATACGCTTATCACAATCAAGAAATTTTTTAATTAATTTATGAATAGTAAATAAATACTCTAATACTCTCTCCTTACTTTCTAGGAAAACCGAGAGGTCGAGACCAGCGGAGAAGACGGGGCCTTCGTTTGTCACAATTACTTCTCTTTCACAACCCAGCTTCAGCAAGCTTTCAAGTACATCACGCGTAATCGCGTTCCTTTTCTCGCCGGTCAGAACTACTTTGTCGTATTTGCCAAATGGCTCAATTCTTATCACAATTCTGACTAATAAATACATTTTAATTATATTTGCCGCCTCTGCTATGGCTGTAGATATAGAGAAAATCAAACAGGGAATACCCAACATAGTCCCCTACGCTGGGAAGTATGTAGACCCTCCAGAGGGGGATTACGTAGAGTACACGGGCCCGGGCCAATTCAAAGTCCCCGATAAGGTCGTTATCGGGTACATAGAGGGAGACGGGATAGGGCCAGAGGTGGCTTATGCGGCTATTAGAGTGGCAAACGCCGCAGTTGAAAAGGCATATGGGAAGTCTAGAAAAGTAATCTGGTATGAGGTAGTGGTCGGCGAAAAGGCCGAAAAAATCTTCGGCAACAGACTGCCTGACCAGAGCATTAACGTCTTGAAGAAAATACGGGTGTTTCTTAAAGCCCCGCTTGAGACTCCAGTGGGAGGAGGGTTTAGAAGTATAAACGTGACGTTGCGCCAGCTCTTTGATCTCTACGCCAATATTAGACCTGTGAAGTACTTCCCGGGCCTCCCCTCGCCTCTGAAAAGGCCAGAGGTTGTCGATTTAGTAATTTTTAGAGAAAACACAGAGGACGTCTATGCTGGCATTGAGTGGCCTTACAACAGCCCTGAGGCGTCTAAAATCCGGGATTTCCTGCGTAGGGAGTTCGGAATTAATATAAGAGACGACGCCGGCATTGGCATAAAGCCCATTAGCAAATTCGGCACGCAGAGAATTGCAAGGCTGGCCTTGAAATTTGCAATTGAAAACAAGAGGCGTGTGGTAACAGTTATGCATAAGGGAAATATCCAGAAATACACCGAAGGCGCATTTAAAGATTGGGCGTTTGAAGTGGCTAGGAATGAGTTTAGGGAACACGTGGTGTTTGAAGACGAGCTGGCCCAGTACGGCGGCCAGGTGCCCCCGGGCAAAGTCCTTGTTAACGACAGAATTGCCGACAATATGTTACAACAGCTACTCACGAGAACGGGGGAATACGACGTAATTCTAGCCCCCAACTTAAATGGGGATTACGTCTCTGACGAGGCCGCTGGCCTAGTCGGAGGCCTCGGCGTCGCCCCCGGCATTGACGTGGGAGACTGGGGAATGATGGCGGAGCCGGTCCACGGCACAGCGCCTAAATATAGAGGTAAAAATTACGTAAACCCCACTGCCACAATACTAGCCCTTGAACTACTCTTCCGATTCTTGGGGTGGAGAGAAGCCGCGAATTATATTATCAAAGGAGTTGAGACTGCATATAGGGAGGGCTATTTCACCGGAGATCTGGCAAGGCAAATGGACGAGGAGGAGA
It encodes the following:
- a CDS encoding transcription initiation factor IIB; amino-acid sequence: MSVSNPPSSGKPLKLRVNKDSEGYLSLVTESGEVYKCPICGNDKFVYNYERGEAVCIVCGAVVQEQLLDLGPEWRAFTSEEKGQRARTGAPLTRLISEALTTVIDWRDKDVSGKELDIKRKLEVIRLRKWQTRARVQTSYERNFIQAAQELERLRSAMGIPRPCIEQALEIYRQALEKELVRGRSVEAMAAAALYMACRMMKMPRPLDELVRYTKASRREVARCYRLLLRELNVKVPISDPILYISRIAEQLKLSGEVVKTAIDILQKAKKAGITAGKDPAGLAAAAVYIASLMHGDNRTQKDFAVAAGVTEVTVRNRYKELAKALNIKVPVK
- a CDS encoding replication factor C small subunit; amino-acid sequence: MSELFWFEKYRPRSFDEVVDLEEVKARLRQFVKAGNMPHLLFYGPPGTGKTTMALVLARELYGEYWRENTLELNASDERGINVIRERVKEFARTAPVGKAPFKLVILDEADNMTSDAQQALRRIMEIYAQNTRFILLANYVSGIIEPIQSRTVMIRFSPLPKEAVFARLRYIAENEGVKVSDDALEAIYEFTQGDMRRAINALQIAATVSKAVTEEVVAKALGMVSPRLLRETLYEAVKGSFGKAATQIYGFVADGGVGELEIIKQIHREMLRLDVQEYVKPEIAYIIAEAHYAILRGAHGLTQIYGALAKVRRLLKSV
- a CDS encoding OBG GTPase family GTP-binding protein, producing the protein MPANLPAEAKAAWLKVMEAKTPEEKIKAMEEFLSTVPKHKGTEKLIKHIRRRMAELKRELNERREKERALRGGGGSRLYVAKEGDIQVAVVGPPSSGKTSLLCCLSNTTLRPDDLPFSTVEPVPSMFVEDGVYVQLVKTPSLVLDQSSDLNAIALATVRNADAVILVIGADTDRGAVERIFQFFEDEGVYLTPLRNYVKIERRGLGGIQIMGSGRVIGGTLNDVKKILNEYGIYHAVVRIEGEVTLDEVEEALYLDRIYKPTIAVISKTDLLKPSDSVIDLLSKSGVRYYLADLKTCSVDKRRLLEDLLKVTGRIRVFTKPIHSKTYTPKPIVVKAGSTVGEVAAMIHSSLAETFKYAVVWRREDFPNRPKRVGRDYVLSDNEIVEIHA
- a CDS encoding enoyl-CoA hydratase/isomerase family protein, which produces MIRIEPFGKYDKVVLTGEKRNAITRDVLESLLKLGCEREVIVTNEGPVFSAGLDLSVFLESKERVLEYLFTIHKLIKKFLDCDKRIIAYIKGDVYGLGVELLYFFDYVVAASEALKFSLQGINFGLFPPYTVSIGKYLFSYGHLRIMLSRDFTAGEAFRFGIVSEIGQLSPERLFSPPEHIGAFVKAKRWIMERVDEAVPYLYKLAEAATSEETRSRIKKFFAGNRGKS
- a CDS encoding NADP-dependent isocitrate dehydrogenase; amino-acid sequence: MAVDIEKIKQGIPNIVPYAGKYVDPPEGDYVEYTGPGQFKVPDKVVIGYIEGDGIGPEVAYAAIRVANAAVEKAYGKSRKVIWYEVVVGEKAEKIFGNRLPDQSINVLKKIRVFLKAPLETPVGGGFRSINVTLRQLFDLYANIRPVKYFPGLPSPLKRPEVVDLVIFRENTEDVYAGIEWPYNSPEASKIRDFLRREFGINIRDDAGIGIKPISKFGTQRIARLALKFAIENKRRVVTVMHKGNIQKYTEGAFKDWAFEVARNEFREHVVFEDELAQYGGQVPPGKVLVNDRIADNMLQQLLTRTGEYDVILAPNLNGDYVSDEAAGLVGGLGVAPGIDVGDWGMMAEPVHGTAPKYRGKNYVNPTATILALELLFRFLGWREAANYIIKGVETAYREGYFTGDLARQMDEEERKHRVKEVLGTQEFADKVVEIIKRL